The DNA region CGGACTCCACCTGCATCGCGGACATGACCGCTCCGGACTTCCTCACCGCCACCGACATCCACGCCACATCGGCCCTCTACCGCTTGGAATCGGACGTCATCCATGACCGCGACCCGATCACGATCGGCGTCGGGGTCGCATCGGTGCTCGTCTTGGCCGCGACGCTGATCTACGCCGCGGTGTACGGGCTGCTCTGGCTGCGCCGCCGGCGCGGCGACGCCCCCGGCGGGACGGTGCTGGCGGCCGCGGCATCCGCCGGCCTGAATCTCCTCTACGTCGCCGGGCTCGCGCTCGTGATGGCGAACACCGAGCCGATCCTCCTCGCGTTCGGGCTGCCGGCCGGGGCCTGGCCGCTGCTGCTGCTGCCGTTCACGGCGATCTGCGCCGCGGTGCTGCTGATCGTGCTGCTCGTGCTGGCGTGGATGCGCCGCGAGGGAAGCCTGTTCCACCGCGTCGTCCTGTCGATCTCGGCTGCGGCGTCCGTGGTCTTCGCCCTGTGGCTCACGGCCCGCGGTCTGCTGCTGCTCTGACCCGGCCGCGGGTGGTTCTGCTCAGAGCGGAACCGCTCGGTCACGGCATCCACGAGGTCCTATCGTGAGCCCATGGCCGAGATCATCCGGATGCCGACGAAGCGCCTCCCGCGCGAGCCCGAGCCGCTGTGGCGCGACGCGCTCGGCGAGCAGCTGCGACGGATCCGTCACGACCGGGGCGAGCGGCTCGCGGACACCGCCGAGCGCGCGGGTGTCTCGCCGCAGTACCTGTCCGAGATGGAGCGCGGGCTCAAGGAGCCCTCGAGCGAGATGATCGCCGCCGTCGCCGGAGCCCTCGAAGTCACCCTGGTGGAGCTCACTGCCGCGGTCGTCGACGAACTCCGCGACCGCGCGCCCGGCCACGCGGCTGCCGGCGTGCGCACCGCGCTGGTGCTGGTGGCCTGACCCGCAGCGGGTTCGGTGCGAACAGGTCTGCCCCCGTCAAGGCCTGGCCGCGGCATCCACCCGTCGCTAGCGTGGGCCTGGTGAGCCCCGCGCGCAAAGAGCAGATGATCGACGTCGACGGCCGGGAGGTGCGCATCTCCAGCCCCGACAAGGTGGTGTTCCCGCAGCCAGGGCTGACCAAGCTCGATGTCGTGCAGTACTACCTGTCGGTGGCGCCGGGAGCGCTGCGCGGCGCCGGCGGCCGTCCGATGGTGCTGAAGCGGTTCGTCAAAGGCATCGACCAGGAGGCGTTCTTCCAGAAGCGCGTGCCGGAGAACCACCCGGACTTCATCGACACCGCCACCCTGCACTACGCCAGGGGAACGTCGGCGGAGGAGGCGGTGATCCGGGATGCCGCGGGCCTGGCCTGGGTGGTCAACCTCGGCTGCCTGGATCTGAACCCGCACCCGGTCCGCGCCGAGGACCTGGACCATCCCGACGAGCTGCGCGTCGACCTGGATCCGATGCCCGGCGTGGACTGGTCGCAGATCGTCGATGTCGCCATGGTCGCGCGCGAGGTCCTGGACGACTGCGGGCTCGTCGGATGGCCGAAGACGTCCGGCTCGCGCGGGCTGCACATCCTGGTGCGGATCGCACCGGAGTGGGATTTCCGTGACGTGCGGCTGGCGGCCGAGACCCTGGCCCGCGAGGTCGAGAACCGCGCGCCGGGACTTGCGACGGCGCGGTGGTGGAAGGAGGAGCGGGGCGAGAGCGTGTTCGTGGACTTCAACCAGAACGCGAAGGATCGCACCGTCGCGTCCGCGTACTCGATCCGGCCGCTGCCGGACGCACGCGTATCCACGCCGCTGGACTGGGACGAGGTGCGCGTCCGCCGGCCCGAGGAGTTCACCGCCCTGACCGTGCCCGAGCGCTTCGCGCAGATCGGCGACCCGCACGCCGGGATCGACGCTGCAGCGGGTTCGCTGGACCGGCTGCTGGCCCTGGCCGAGGAGCTCGGCCCGGCCGAGAAGCCGCCGCGCGGTGCCGACGGCTCGGGTCGGCGCGCGTCGACGATGCCGCTGATCGAGGTCGCGCGCACCAAGACCAAACCGGAGGCGCTCGCAGCGCTCGATCAGTGGAGTGCGCGGCATCCGGATGTCGTGGACCGACTGCACCCGGCCGACACCCTGGTGGACGGCATGCGCGGGTCCAGTTCGCTGTGGTACCGCGTGCGGATCAACCTGCAGCATGTCCCCGAGGCCGAGCGGCCGGCGCAGGAGCCGCTGATCGCCGACTACGACCCATGGGCGGGCAAGGAGTGGCCGGTGCCCCGCGAGGACTGATGCTCGAGGTGGCCGTGCGCGACTGCGCGCGCCGCAGTAGCGCATAACTCCTTCAGTTCGCGGCGGCGCTTCCCGCTGACCCCGCGGAACGAGCGCCGAAGTCGCGGTGGCGGGCGCGGAATTGCAGGAGTTGCGCGCCCGCGCCCGAAGACTCGGCCGTCGAACCGCTCCCCCGTGCCCCCCGCTCCCCTGTCACAACACGCCGGGCGAACGCGCCGTTTGCGACAGGCGAGCCCTCACCCCGCGCCGTGCGCCGAGGGACCGCGCAGGTTGCGACAGGCGGGCCGCGCCCACGTCGGCGCCGACCGGGGCCCGCGCCATCGCCCCCGCCCGCCGGCATCAGCGCATAACTCCTTCATTTCGCGGCGGCGGTTCCCGCCTGACCCGCGGAAAGCTGCCGGCGTCGCGGTCGGCGTGCCGAAAATGCAGGAGTTATGCGCCCGCGCGCTCGGACGCGACTGTCGGGCTGATCCGTCTCTCAGCTCCCCTGTCACAACACGCCGAGGGACCGCGCAGGTTGCGACAGGGGAACCGCACCCACGTCGCACCCCCCGCGCGGCGGGGGCTACCGCCGGTCCAGCACGCGGTCGGCCAGCCCGTAGGCGACCGCGTCCTGCGCCGTGAACACCCGGTCACGGTCGGTGTCCGCGCGCAGCTTCGCGGGGGCCTGCCCGGAGTGACGCGCGAGGATCTGCTCGACCTCGCCGCGCACGCGCACCAGCTCGTCGGCCTGCAGGATCAGGTCCGGGATCGCGCCGCGGCCCTGGCCCGTGGGCTGATGCAGAACCACGCGCGCGTGCGGCAGGACGGGCGCTTGCCCGTCGTCCCGGCAGCCAGCATGACCGCGCCGACGCCGATCGCCTGTCCGACGCAGGTCGTGGCGATGTCGGGCCGCACGTGCTGCATCGTGTCGTAGACGGCGAGCATCGCGCTGGGGTCGCCGCCTTCGGAGTTGATGTACAGCTGGATGTCGCGGTCCGGGTTATCGGCATCCAGATGCAGCAGCTGCGCGATGAGCGCGTTGGCGACCCCCGCGTCGATCGCGGTTCCGAGATACACGACCCGCTCGGTGAGCAGGTGCGAGTACACATCCATGATGCGGTCACCGCGCGGATGCTGGGACACCACGTTCGGGATCGCGTACCCGCTCATGCCGCCACCTCCGCCGCGCCCACGCCGAGCCCGGCGGGTCGCCGCCGTTGCGGGACGACCTGCGCGAAGTGCGTGACCACTCCGTCGATGAAGCCGTACTCCTGCGCCTGCGCGGCGGTGTACCAGCGGTCGTGCAGCGAGTCCTCGAAGATGCGCGGGACGGGCTGGCCGGTGTCCTCGGCGATCAGCCCCAGGACGGTGTCGCGCATGTGCCGCAGGTCATCGGCCTGCACTTCGACCTCGCCCGCGGAGCCGCCGATGCCGGCCGAGCCCTGATGCATCAGAATCCGCGCGTGCGCGAGCGCGCGGCGCTTTCCCTTCGTTCCGGCCGAGAGCAGGAACTGCCCGGCGCTGCACGCCAGGCCCAGGGCGAGGGTCGCGACGTCGTTGGGGATCAGGCGCATCACGTCGCGGATCGCCAGCATCGAGGGCACCGACCCGCCCGGGGAGTGGATCCACAGGGCGATATCGGATGCCGCGTCCTCGGCTGCCAGCGCCAGCAGCTGTGTCGCGATCAGCGTGCCGTTGTCATCGTCGAGCGGGCCGTCCAGGACGAGCACGCGCTGCTGGAACAGCTCGCGCCGAGCCTCGGCTCCGAACTGCGGGATCTTTGCGTCATCTGCCATGGCACCAGCGTGCGCCGCCACCGCCGCCCGTGCGGCGGTTTCCGCCTCCGGCGGATCCGCCCTCAGCGGGGCGGCGGGCCCGGGTCGCCTCTGCGTCGTCCGCTCGTTCCCCGCGCCCCGGTCTCGGCATCCGCCCCTGTTCACTTGCCCTGAATGTACGTCAAATGTTCACTTGCCCTGGATGTACGTCAAACCTCTCTGTGCGCGTACATGTACGACCACCGAACGGGGGGGTGGCCGTACATATACGACCACTGAACGGGGGGGTGGTCGCACATGTACGACCACTGAACCGGGGGGGAGACGGCGACGCCGGCTCAGCCGCCGACCCGCCGTGACGGGCGGGCCAGCACGTCCTGCACGGCCTGGGCGAGTGCAGCCATCGCATGCGCGGGATGGACGGTGCGGCCCGCCGCGACGGCCTCGGCGGTCAGGCGCGCACGCAGCTCCACGTTCGTGAGGACCTCGACCAGCGCGGCTGCCAGAGCGTCCTCGTCTCCGTCGGGAACCAGCATCCCGCCGCCCTGGGCGAGCAGATCGCGCGGGCCGTACCGCACGTCGAACGCGACGACCGGGCAGCCGTGCACGAGAGCTTCGGCGATCGAGAGCCCCTGACCCTCGAACGCGGATGTCGACAGGAACACGGACGCCTCGTCCAGCGCGCGCCCCGGGTCGTCGGTGAGGCCGCGCAGCACGACGTGGGCGTCCAGGCCCAGCTCGTCGATCAGCTGCTGCAGCCGATCGCGCTCCGGCCCGTCTCCATAGATGTCCAGCGTCGCATCGGGGAGGGCGCGGCGCACGGCCGCGAGCGCGCGGATGGCGGCATCGATCCGCTTGCCGGGGGCCAGGCGATTGAGCATCAGGATGCGGCCGGGCACACGATCGGCGAGCGGAGCGACGGATGCCGCGGGCGGGACCGCGTTGGGCACCACGACGTGCACGGGCGAGGTGCCGAACCGGTCCTCCACGTCGTCGCGCTGCGCCGCCGTCGGCCACAGCACCGCGTCGAAGCGCTCCGCGAGCCCGAACCACCGGGACCACAGCTCGTTCAGCGGCGCGTCCGGGGTGAACGGGGGCTCCAGATGGATCGTGTGGATCGCGTGGACGAGCCGCAGCGCGGGATCCTCCCAGCCGGCCAGCAGCTCCCCGAGCTGGCGTGACTCGCACAGCACCACGACGGGGCGATCCGCGCGACCGGCGCGCAGCTCCGTCACGACGGAATCCAGCCACGCCCGGTAGAGGGCACCGAACCCGTCGACGACGCCGACGACCCCGCCCCGCCCGTCGTATACCGCGACCGGCGCCGTGGCGACGTGCCAGTCCGGGTCGCCGTCGATCACCGGAAGCCCCACGACCGGTCGGCCCGCGGCATCGGTGACCTGGTAATACGTCAGGGCCGGGTCGGGTTCGCCCGGGTGCGCCGCGCGGCGCAGCCACGGTGCCGCTCCCCCGCGCGGGTCGGCGGCCTCGTCGAACAGGTTCCGCATGCGGCGCGGGTCCACGACCAGGTCGCGGCCGGCGAAGGCGGCGCGGTGCTGCGCGTGCTCGGCGGGAGTTCCGGGGTCCAGTGTCAGCAGCAGCGGACCGAGCCCGCCGTGCACGCCCGCCGCGGCCATCTGCCGCGCGCGCGCCAGCGCGGCCAGCGCATAGCCGCCGTCCCGGTCGGGGATCAGCCGACTGGAGAGGATGAGGTACTCGGCATCCGGGAACTCGGTCTTCGGCGGCACGGACTCGGGCAGCTCGGATTCAGTCGACTCGGTCACGGTCCCCATCCTGCCCGGTATGGCGGCCCGTGTGCGGCGTGAGTTCACCGGGAGGCCCCGCGTCGAATCGGCATGGCGTCCGGCGGATTCCGGTTCAGCGCGCTCCGGCCGTGTCTACTCCCACTCGATCGTCCCCGGGGGCTTGCTCGTGACATCGAGCACGACCCGGTTGACGTCGCGAACCTCATTGGTGATGCGGTTGGAGATGCGGGCCAGCACGTCGTACGGCAGCCGGGTCCAGTCCGCGGTCATCGCGTCCTCGGACGAGACCGGGCGCAGCACGATCGGGTGACCGTAGGTGCGTCCGTCGCCCTGCACGCCGACGGAGCGCACGTCGGCCAGCAGCACGACCGGGCACTGCCAGATCTGCGAGTCCAGTCCGGCACGGGTCAGCTCTTCGCGGGCGATCGCGTCGGCGTCACGCAGAATCTCGAGGCGGTCAGCGGTGACCTCACCCACGATGCGGATGCCGAGGCCGGGGCCCGGAAACGGCTGGCGGCCGACGATCACCTCGGGCAGGCCCAGTTCGCGTCCGATCGCGCGGACCTCGTCCTTGAACAGCGCCCGGAGCGGCTCGACGAGCTCGAACTGGAGGTCCTCGGGCAGCCCGCCCACGTTGTGGTGGGACTTGATGTTCGCGGTGCCGGACCCGCCGCCGGATTCCACGACGTCCGGGTAGAGGGTCCCCTGCACCAGGAAGCGGATCGGCTCGCCGTCGGCGGCCGCCTCGGCCAGCAGCGTCTTCTCGGCCGCCTCGAACGAGCGGATGAACTCACGGCCGATGATCTTGCGCTTCTGCTCGGGATCGCTCACGCCGGCCAGCGCGTTCAGGAACTGCTCGCGGGCGTCGACGGTCACCAGGCGGACGCCGGTGGAGGCGACGTAGTCCTGCTCGACCTGCTCGCGCTCATTCTTTCGCAGCAGGCCGTGGTCGACGAAGATGCACACCAACTGGTCGCCGACGGCTTCGTGCACGAGCGCCGCCGCGACGGCGGAATCGACGCCGCCGGACAGACCGCAGATCACACGGCCGGTGCCGATCTGCTCACGGATGCGCGCGACCTGCTCGGCGATGACGTTGCCGCTGTTCCAGTCGGCGGCGAGCCCGGCCGCCTTGTGCAGGAAATTCTCGATGACCCGCTGCCCGTGGTCGGTGTGCTTGACCTCGGGGTGCCACTGCACGCCGTACATGCGCCGTTCGTCGCTGCCGAACGCGGCGACCGGGGTCGCTGCGGTCGAGGCGAGCACGTCGAAGCCCTCCGGGGCTTTGGAGACCTGGTCGCCGTGGCTCATCCACACGTTCTGCGCGGACGGCTGCCCCGACAGCAGTACGCCGCCGTCGCCGGAGAGCGCGGCATCCGTCGCCCCGTATTCGCGCAGTCCGGTGTTGGCGACCTCGCCGCCGAGGGCCTGGGCCATCACCTGGAATCCGTAGCAGATGCCGAGCGTGGGCACGCCGAGGTCGAACACCCCCGAATCCAGCGACGGAGCGCCCGGCTCGTACACCGAGGACGGTCCGCCGGAGAGGATGAGCCCGACCGGGTTCTTCGCGGCGATCTCGGCCGCGGTGGCGGTGTGCGGCACGATCTCGCTGTACACGCCGGCCTCGCGGACGCGGCGGGCGATCAGCTGGGCGTACTGCGCGCCGAAGTCGACGACCAGGACGGGCCGCTGCTCGGTCTCCGTCGCGGGCAGGTCGGGAGTCTGGGTCTGCTGGGTCAACGGGAGCCTTCCGCTGCGGTGACGGGAGTGGGGGGTGCTGCTTCGGCGGCCTCTCGGGCGGTGAGGTAGTCGTTCACCTCGCGCGCGACGCGCGCCTCCATGAAGAAGGACAGGGCGGGTATGACCCCGCCCAGTGCGAGCGTGATGAAGCGCGGGAACGGCCACCGCATCAGGCTCCAGATGCGGAAGCTGGAGAAGAGGTACACGACGTAGAACCAGCCGTGCGCGACGAGGATGAACAGCGAGATGTTGAACCCGTCGCCGGCCGAGATCATCTCGCAGTCGTTGGTCATCGGCGCGAACAGCGACCACCACTCGCACGTCGGCCCGGCGATCACCGGCGCG from Microbacterium sp. zg-B185 includes:
- a CDS encoding helix-turn-helix transcriptional regulator, which codes for MAEIIRMPTKRLPREPEPLWRDALGEQLRRIRHDRGERLADTAERAGVSPQYLSEMERGLKEPSSEMIAAVAGALEVTLVELTAAVVDELRDRAPGHAAAGVRTALVLVA
- the ligD gene encoding non-homologous end-joining DNA ligase: MSPARKEQMIDVDGREVRISSPDKVVFPQPGLTKLDVVQYYLSVAPGALRGAGGRPMVLKRFVKGIDQEAFFQKRVPENHPDFIDTATLHYARGTSAEEAVIRDAAGLAWVVNLGCLDLNPHPVRAEDLDHPDELRVDLDPMPGVDWSQIVDVAMVAREVLDDCGLVGWPKTSGSRGLHILVRIAPEWDFRDVRLAAETLAREVENRAPGLATARWWKEERGESVFVDFNQNAKDRTVASAYSIRPLPDARVSTPLDWDEVRVRRPEEFTALTVPERFAQIGDPHAGIDAAAGSLDRLLALAEELGPAEKPPRGADGSGRRASTMPLIEVARTKTKPEALAALDQWSARHPDVVDRLHPADTLVDGMRGSSSLWYRVRINLQHVPEAERPAQEPLIADYDPWAGKEWPVPRED
- a CDS encoding ATP-dependent Clp protease proteolytic subunit, giving the protein MADDAKIPQFGAEARRELFQQRVLVLDGPLDDDNGTLIATQLLALAAEDAASDIALWIHSPGGSVPSMLAIRDVMRLIPNDVATLALGLACSAGQFLLSAGTKGKRRALAHARILMHQGSAGIGGSAGEVEVQADDLRHMRDTVLGLIAEDTGQPVPRIFEDSLHDRWYTAAQAQEYGFIDGVVTHFAQVVPQRRRPAGLGVGAAEVAA
- a CDS encoding glycosyltransferase, encoding MTESTESELPESVPPKTEFPDAEYLILSSRLIPDRDGGYALAALARARQMAAAGVHGGLGPLLLTLDPGTPAEHAQHRAAFAGRDLVVDPRRMRNLFDEAADPRGGAAPWLRRAAHPGEPDPALTYYQVTDAAGRPVVGLPVIDGDPDWHVATAPVAVYDGRGGVVGVVDGFGALYRAWLDSVVTELRAGRADRPVVVLCESRQLGELLAGWEDPALRLVHAIHTIHLEPPFTPDAPLNELWSRWFGLAERFDAVLWPTAAQRDDVEDRFGTSPVHVVVPNAVPPAASVAPLADRVPGRILMLNRLAPGKRIDAAIRALAAVRRALPDATLDIYGDGPERDRLQQLIDELGLDAHVVLRGLTDDPGRALDEASVFLSTSAFEGQGLSIAEALVHGCPVVAFDVRYGPRDLLAQGGGMLVPDGDEDALAAALVEVLTNVELRARLTAEAVAAGRTVHPAHAMAALAQAVQDVLARPSRRVGG
- the guaA gene encoding glutamine-hydrolyzing GMP synthase, encoding MTQQTQTPDLPATETEQRPVLVVDFGAQYAQLIARRVREAGVYSEIVPHTATAAEIAAKNPVGLILSGGPSSVYEPGAPSLDSGVFDLGVPTLGICYGFQVMAQALGGEVANTGLREYGATDAALSGDGGVLLSGQPSAQNVWMSHGDQVSKAPEGFDVLASTAATPVAAFGSDERRMYGVQWHPEVKHTDHGQRVIENFLHKAAGLAADWNSGNVIAEQVARIREQIGTGRVICGLSGGVDSAVAAALVHEAVGDQLVCIFVDHGLLRKNEREQVEQDYVASTGVRLVTVDAREQFLNALAGVSDPEQKRKIIGREFIRSFEAAEKTLLAEAAADGEPIRFLVQGTLYPDVVESGGGSGTANIKSHHNVGGLPEDLQFELVEPLRALFKDEVRAIGRELGLPEVIVGRQPFPGPGLGIRIVGEVTADRLEILRDADAIAREELTRAGLDSQIWQCPVVLLADVRSVGVQGDGRTYGHPIVLRPVSSEDAMTADWTRLPYDVLARISNRITNEVRDVNRVVLDVTSKPPGTIEWE
- a CDS encoding DUF3817 domain-containing protein, producing the protein MPRAPKLATFPAIRGALKFYEICAIITGVGLLLLVAEMILKYTPLHLELFAGGSGGFLWLAPVIAGPTCEWWSLFAPMTNDCEMISAGDGFNISLFILVAHGWFYVVYLFSSFRIWSLMRWPFPRFITLALGGVIPALSFFMEARVAREVNDYLTAREAAEAAPPTPVTAAEGSR